The following proteins come from a genomic window of Flavobacterium eburneipallidum:
- a CDS encoding 16S rRNA (uracil(1498)-N(3))-methyltransferase has protein sequence MQLFYNPTINETTESFSFDKEESKHIIKVLRKKDTDILFVTNGLGLLFKTEITLASDNKCTVQILSVEKIEPSKFQLHLAVAPTKMNDRYEWFLEKATEIGIHEITPIICDRSERKVINKERFEKILLTAMKQSNVLFLPKLNEAVTFKEFIKQKNDGLQLIAHCEETDKKSLKSILKPNENVTILIGPEGDFSEKEIALAVENKFLPVSLGNTRLRTETAAIVACHSVVFVNE, from the coding sequence ATGCAATTATTCTACAATCCAACCATCAACGAAACTACCGAAAGCTTTTCTTTTGACAAAGAAGAAAGCAAACACATCATTAAAGTATTACGCAAGAAAGACACCGATATTTTATTTGTAACCAATGGTTTAGGATTGCTATTTAAAACTGAAATCACTTTAGCTTCGGACAATAAATGTACGGTTCAAATTCTTTCTGTTGAAAAAATTGAGCCTTCTAAATTTCAATTGCATTTAGCCGTTGCTCCAACCAAAATGAATGATCGTTACGAATGGTTTTTGGAAAAGGCAACCGAAATTGGAATTCACGAAATCACACCAATTATCTGTGATCGCTCTGAAAGAAAAGTAATCAATAAAGAACGTTTTGAAAAAATACTGTTGACAGCCATGAAACAATCCAACGTTTTGTTTCTGCCAAAACTGAACGAAGCTGTCACTTTTAAAGAGTTTATAAAACAGAAAAATGATGGTTTACAATTGATTGCCCACTGCGAAGAAACGGATAAAAAATCATTGAAATCAATTTTAAAACCAAACGAAAATGTAACGATATTAATTGGTCCAGAAGGTGATTTTTCAGAAAAAGAAATTGCATTGGCAGTCGAAAACAAATTCCTTCCTGTATCTTTGGGCAACACCAGATTACGAACCGAAACGGCAGCAATTGTAGCTTGTCATAGTGTGGTTTTTGTGAATGAATGA
- a CDS encoding DUF4159 domain-containing protein has translation MKKVILFFLLFSLSSFSQEIALLKYSGGGDWYANPTSLPNLIKYCNANINTRIKTKPATVEPSSPDLFSYPFVHLTGHGNVVFSDSDISNLKKYLNSGGFLHIDDNYGLDQYIRKEIKKIFPNTDLVEIPATHSIFQKPFVFAGGLPKIHEHDGKRPQAFGIFVENRLVLLYTFECDLGDGWEDAEVNNDPIIVREKALKMGANIINYVFTN, from the coding sequence ATGAAAAAAGTAATTCTCTTTTTCCTTTTATTTTCTCTTTCCTCTTTTTCCCAAGAAATTGCCTTGCTAAAATACAGTGGTGGTGGCGATTGGTATGCAAATCCAACTTCATTGCCGAATTTGATAAAATATTGCAACGCTAATATCAATACTCGAATAAAAACCAAGCCAGCTACAGTTGAACCTAGTAGTCCTGACTTATTTTCGTATCCATTTGTCCATCTTACAGGCCACGGAAATGTGGTTTTCAGTGATTCTGATATCAGTAATTTGAAAAAGTATTTGAACTCAGGAGGATTTTTGCACATTGACGACAATTACGGATTAGACCAATACATTCGAAAAGAAATCAAAAAAATATTCCCTAATACAGATTTGGTTGAAATTCCAGCTACACATTCTATTTTCCAAAAACCATTTGTTTTTGCTGGGGGATTGCCTAAAATTCACGAACACGATGGCAAACGCCCTCAAGCTTTTGGGATTTTTGTAGAAAATAGATTAGTTTTACTTTACACCTTTGAATGCGATTTGGGTGATGGTTGGGAAGATGCCGAAGTCAACAATGACCCAATTATAGTTCGCGAAAAAGCATTGAAAATGGGAGCTAATATTATCAATTATGTTTTTACCAATTAA